In the genome of Pseudorca crassidens isolate mPseCra1 chromosome 12, mPseCra1.hap1, whole genome shotgun sequence, one region contains:
- the LOC137203659 gene encoding SEC14-like protein 2 isoform X2 has translation MSRMCCPVCRIQMTIFSCAGSEQEALTCRSLRPCSARCLLRTTPSPPCFFKALVCLQHVEVRKQKDIDNIMSWQPPEVVQQYLSGGMCGYDLDGCPIWYDIIGPLDAKGLLLSATKQDLVKTKMRDCELLLRECACQTEKTGNKIETITLIYDCEGLGLKHLWKPAVEAYGEFLCMFEENYPETLKRLFVIKAPKLFPVAYNLIKPFLSEDTRKKIMVLGANWKEVLLKYVSPDQLPVEYGGTMTDPDGDPKCKSKINYGGDIPKKYYVRDQLKQQYEHSVQISRGSSHQVEYEILFPGCVLRWQFMSDGSDIGFGIFLKTKVGERQRAGEMTEVLSNQRYNAHLVPEDGTLTCSDPGIYVLRFDNTYSFIHAKKVSFTVEVLLPDKASEEKMKQLGAVTPK, from the exons ATGTCCAGGATGTGCTGCCCAGTCTGCCGAATCCAGATGACTATTTTCTCCTGCGCTGGCTCCGAG CAAGAAGCTTTGACCTGCAGAAGTCTGAGGCCATGCTCCGCAAG ATGCCTGTTAAGgaccaccccctccccgccctgcTTTTTTAAAGCCCTCGTGTGTTTGCAGCATGTGGAGGTCCGAAAGCAAAAGGACATTGACAACATCATGAGCTGGCAGCCTCCAGAG GTGGTCCAACAGTATCTCTCAGGGGGCATGTGCGGCTATGACCTGGATGGCTGCCCCATCTGGTACGACATCATTGGACCTCTGGATGCCAAGGGTCTGCTCCTCTCAGCCACCAAACAGGACTTGGTCAAGACCAAGATGCGGGACTGCGAGCTGCTTTTGCGGGAGTGCGCCTGCCAGACCGAAAAG ACGGGGAACAAGATAGAGACCATCACCCTGATTTATGACTGTGAGGGGCTTGGTCTCAAACATCTCTGGAAGCCAGCTGTGGAGGCCTATGGAGAG TTTCTCTGCATGTTTGAGGAAAATTACCCCGAAACACTGAAGCGTCTTTTTGTCATTAAAG CCCCCAAGCTGTTTCCTGTGGCCTATAACCTCATCAAACCCTTCCTGAGTGAGGACACTCGTAAGAAGATCATGGTCCTGGGGG CAAACTGGAAGGAGGTTTTACTGAAATATGTCAGCCCTGACCAGCTGCCTGTGGAGTATGGGGGCACCATGACGGACCCTGATGGAGACCCCAAGTGTAAATCCAAG ATCAACTATGGGGGTGACATCCCCAAGAAGTATTACGTGCGAGACCAGCTGAAACAGCAGTACGAACACAGTGTGCAGATTTCCCGGGGCTCCTCCCACCAAGTGGAGTATGAAATTCTCTTTCCAGGCTGTGTCCTCAG GTGGCAGTTCATGTCGGATGGTTCGGACATCGGTTTTGGGATTTTCCTGAAGACCAAAGTGGGGGAGCGGCAGAGGGCAGGGGAGATGACAGAGGTGCTTTCCAACCAGAGGTACAATGCCCACCTGGTCCCTGAGGATGGGACCCTCACCTGCAGCGATCCTGGCATCT aTGTCCTGCGGTTTGACAACACCTACAGCTTCATTCATGCAAAGAAGGTCAGTTTTACCGTGGAGGTCCTGCTTCCAGACAAAGCCTCAGAAGAGAAGATGAAACAGCTGGGGGCAGTCACCCCAAAGTAA
- the LOC137203659 gene encoding SEC14-like protein 2 isoform X4 produces the protein MLRKHVEVRKQKDIDNIMSWQPPEVVQQYLSGGMCGYDLDGCPIWYDIIGPLDAKGLLLSATKQDLVKTKMRDCELLLRECACQTEKTGNKIETITLIYDCEGLGLKHLWKPAVEAYGEFLCMFEENYPETLKRLFVIKAPKLFPVAYNLIKPFLSEDTRKKIMVLGANWKEVLLKYVSPDQLPVEYGGTMTDPDGDPKCKSKINYGGDIPKKYYVRDQLKQQYEHSVQISRGSSHQVEYEILFPGCVLRWQFMSDGSDIGFGIFLKTKVGERQRAGEMTEVLSNQRYNAHLVPEDGTLTCSDPGIYVLRFDNTYSFIHAKKVSFTVEVLLPDKASEEKMKQLGAVTPK, from the exons ATGCTCCGCAAG CATGTGGAGGTCCGAAAGCAAAAGGACATTGACAACATCATGAGCTGGCAGCCTCCAGAG GTGGTCCAACAGTATCTCTCAGGGGGCATGTGCGGCTATGACCTGGATGGCTGCCCCATCTGGTACGACATCATTGGACCTCTGGATGCCAAGGGTCTGCTCCTCTCAGCCACCAAACAGGACTTGGTCAAGACCAAGATGCGGGACTGCGAGCTGCTTTTGCGGGAGTGCGCCTGCCAGACCGAAAAG ACGGGGAACAAGATAGAGACCATCACCCTGATTTATGACTGTGAGGGGCTTGGTCTCAAACATCTCTGGAAGCCAGCTGTGGAGGCCTATGGAGAG TTTCTCTGCATGTTTGAGGAAAATTACCCCGAAACACTGAAGCGTCTTTTTGTCATTAAAG CCCCCAAGCTGTTTCCTGTGGCCTATAACCTCATCAAACCCTTCCTGAGTGAGGACACTCGTAAGAAGATCATGGTCCTGGGGG CAAACTGGAAGGAGGTTTTACTGAAATATGTCAGCCCTGACCAGCTGCCTGTGGAGTATGGGGGCACCATGACGGACCCTGATGGAGACCCCAAGTGTAAATCCAAG ATCAACTATGGGGGTGACATCCCCAAGAAGTATTACGTGCGAGACCAGCTGAAACAGCAGTACGAACACAGTGTGCAGATTTCCCGGGGCTCCTCCCACCAAGTGGAGTATGAAATTCTCTTTCCAGGCTGTGTCCTCAG GTGGCAGTTCATGTCGGATGGTTCGGACATCGGTTTTGGGATTTTCCTGAAGACCAAAGTGGGGGAGCGGCAGAGGGCAGGGGAGATGACAGAGGTGCTTTCCAACCAGAGGTACAATGCCCACCTGGTCCCTGAGGATGGGACCCTCACCTGCAGCGATCCTGGCATCT aTGTCCTGCGGTTTGACAACACCTACAGCTTCATTCATGCAAAGAAGGTCAGTTTTACCGTGGAGGTCCTGCTTCCAGACAAAGCCTCAGAAGAGAAGATGAAACAGCTGGGGGCAGTCACCCCAAAGTAA
- the LOC137203659 gene encoding SEC14-like protein 2 isoform X3, translating into MMWKGAASSAKPRILPFRENVQDVLPSLPNPDDYFLLRWLRARSFDLQKSEAMLRKHVEVRKQKDIDNIMSWQPPEVVQQYLSGGMCGYDLDGCPIWYDIIGPLDAKGLLLSATKQDLVKTKMRDCELLLRECACQTEKTGNKIETITLIYDCEGLGLKHLWKPAVEAYGEFLCMFEENYPETLKRLFVIKAPKLFPVAYNLIKPFLSEDTRKKIMVLGANWKEVLLKYVSPDQLPVEYGGTMTDPDGDPKCKSKINYGGDIPKKYYVRDQLKQQYEHSVQISRGSSHQVEYEILFPGCVLRWQFMSDGSDIGFGIFLKTKVGERQRAGEMTEVLSNQRYNAHLVPEDGTLTCSDPGIYVLRFDNTYSFIHAKKVSFTVEVLLPDKASEEKMKQLGAVTPK; encoded by the exons ATGATGTGGAAAGGAGCAGCTTCAAGTGCAAAGCCTAGGATCCTACCG TTTCGGGAGAATGTCCAGGATGTGCTGCCCAGTCTGCCGAATCCAGATGACTATTTTCTCCTGCGCTGGCTCCGAG CAAGAAGCTTTGACCTGCAGAAGTCTGAGGCCATGCTCCGCAAG CATGTGGAGGTCCGAAAGCAAAAGGACATTGACAACATCATGAGCTGGCAGCCTCCAGAG GTGGTCCAACAGTATCTCTCAGGGGGCATGTGCGGCTATGACCTGGATGGCTGCCCCATCTGGTACGACATCATTGGACCTCTGGATGCCAAGGGTCTGCTCCTCTCAGCCACCAAACAGGACTTGGTCAAGACCAAGATGCGGGACTGCGAGCTGCTTTTGCGGGAGTGCGCCTGCCAGACCGAAAAG ACGGGGAACAAGATAGAGACCATCACCCTGATTTATGACTGTGAGGGGCTTGGTCTCAAACATCTCTGGAAGCCAGCTGTGGAGGCCTATGGAGAG TTTCTCTGCATGTTTGAGGAAAATTACCCCGAAACACTGAAGCGTCTTTTTGTCATTAAAG CCCCCAAGCTGTTTCCTGTGGCCTATAACCTCATCAAACCCTTCCTGAGTGAGGACACTCGTAAGAAGATCATGGTCCTGGGGG CAAACTGGAAGGAGGTTTTACTGAAATATGTCAGCCCTGACCAGCTGCCTGTGGAGTATGGGGGCACCATGACGGACCCTGATGGAGACCCCAAGTGTAAATCCAAG ATCAACTATGGGGGTGACATCCCCAAGAAGTATTACGTGCGAGACCAGCTGAAACAGCAGTACGAACACAGTGTGCAGATTTCCCGGGGCTCCTCCCACCAAGTGGAGTATGAAATTCTCTTTCCAGGCTGTGTCCTCAG GTGGCAGTTCATGTCGGATGGTTCGGACATCGGTTTTGGGATTTTCCTGAAGACCAAAGTGGGGGAGCGGCAGAGGGCAGGGGAGATGACAGAGGTGCTTTCCAACCAGAGGTACAATGCCCACCTGGTCCCTGAGGATGGGACCCTCACCTGCAGCGATCCTGGCATCT aTGTCCTGCGGTTTGACAACACCTACAGCTTCATTCATGCAAAGAAGGTCAGTTTTACCGTGGAGGTCCTGCTTCCAGACAAAGCCTCAGAAGAGAAGATGAAACAGCTGGGGGCAGTCACCCCAAAGTAA
- the LOC137203659 gene encoding SEC14-like protein 2 isoform X1, whose product MSGRVGDLSPRQKEALAKFRENVQDVLPSLPNPDDYFLLRWLRARSFDLQKSEAMLRKHVEVRKQKDIDNIMSWQPPEVVQQYLSGGMCGYDLDGCPIWYDIIGPLDAKGLLLSATKQDLVKTKMRDCELLLRECACQTEKTGNKIETITLIYDCEGLGLKHLWKPAVEAYGEFLCMFEENYPETLKRLFVIKAPKLFPVAYNLIKPFLSEDTRKKIMVLGANWKEVLLKYVSPDQLPVEYGGTMTDPDGDPKCKSKINYGGDIPKKYYVRDQLKQQYEHSVQISRGSSHQVEYEILFPGCVLRWQFMSDGSDIGFGIFLKTKVGERQRAGEMTEVLSNQRYNAHLVPEDGTLTCSDPGIYVLRFDNTYSFIHAKKVSFTVEVLLPDKASEEKMKQLGAVTPK is encoded by the exons ATGAGCGGCAGAGTCGGCGATCTGAGCCCCAGGCAGAAGGAGGCACTGGCCAAG TTTCGGGAGAATGTCCAGGATGTGCTGCCCAGTCTGCCGAATCCAGATGACTATTTTCTCCTGCGCTGGCTCCGAG CAAGAAGCTTTGACCTGCAGAAGTCTGAGGCCATGCTCCGCAAG CATGTGGAGGTCCGAAAGCAAAAGGACATTGACAACATCATGAGCTGGCAGCCTCCAGAG GTGGTCCAACAGTATCTCTCAGGGGGCATGTGCGGCTATGACCTGGATGGCTGCCCCATCTGGTACGACATCATTGGACCTCTGGATGCCAAGGGTCTGCTCCTCTCAGCCACCAAACAGGACTTGGTCAAGACCAAGATGCGGGACTGCGAGCTGCTTTTGCGGGAGTGCGCCTGCCAGACCGAAAAG ACGGGGAACAAGATAGAGACCATCACCCTGATTTATGACTGTGAGGGGCTTGGTCTCAAACATCTCTGGAAGCCAGCTGTGGAGGCCTATGGAGAG TTTCTCTGCATGTTTGAGGAAAATTACCCCGAAACACTGAAGCGTCTTTTTGTCATTAAAG CCCCCAAGCTGTTTCCTGTGGCCTATAACCTCATCAAACCCTTCCTGAGTGAGGACACTCGTAAGAAGATCATGGTCCTGGGGG CAAACTGGAAGGAGGTTTTACTGAAATATGTCAGCCCTGACCAGCTGCCTGTGGAGTATGGGGGCACCATGACGGACCCTGATGGAGACCCCAAGTGTAAATCCAAG ATCAACTATGGGGGTGACATCCCCAAGAAGTATTACGTGCGAGACCAGCTGAAACAGCAGTACGAACACAGTGTGCAGATTTCCCGGGGCTCCTCCCACCAAGTGGAGTATGAAATTCTCTTTCCAGGCTGTGTCCTCAG GTGGCAGTTCATGTCGGATGGTTCGGACATCGGTTTTGGGATTTTCCTGAAGACCAAAGTGGGGGAGCGGCAGAGGGCAGGGGAGATGACAGAGGTGCTTTCCAACCAGAGGTACAATGCCCACCTGGTCCCTGAGGATGGGACCCTCACCTGCAGCGATCCTGGCATCT aTGTCCTGCGGTTTGACAACACCTACAGCTTCATTCATGCAAAGAAGGTCAGTTTTACCGTGGAGGTCCTGCTTCCAGACAAAGCCTCAGAAGAGAAGATGAAACAGCTGGGGGCAGTCACCCCAAAGTAA